One Solea senegalensis isolate Sse05_10M linkage group LG21, IFAPA_SoseM_1, whole genome shotgun sequence DNA segment encodes these proteins:
- the cdc26 gene encoding anaphase-promoting complex subunit CDC26 — translation MLRRKPTRLELKIDDIEEFESIKKELEARKRQREEAESGGGVGGSSVIGVDIIGGGASASASSSTAASRTELINERIGYKPHPKPATLPTLFGSLQF, via the exons ATGTTGAGGAGGAAACCGACTCGCCTGGAGCTCAAGATTGACGACATCGAAGAGTTTGAGAGCATTAAGAAGGAGCTTGAG GCTAGGAAGCGCCAGCGAGAGGAGGCAGAGTCAGGAGGTGGAGTGGGTGGTTCCTCTGTAATCGGTGTTGACATAATTGGGGGCGGAGCCTCAGCGTCGGCCTCTTCCTCCACGGCAGCGTCGAGGACGGAGCTCATCAACGAACGCATCGGCTACAAGCCTCACCCCAAACCCGCCACGCTGCCCACGTTGTTTGGAAGTTTACAGTtttaa